In Natator depressus isolate rNatDep1 chromosome 17, rNatDep2.hap1, whole genome shotgun sequence, one genomic interval encodes:
- the LOC142000462 gene encoding uncharacterized protein LOC142000462 yields the protein MQSSSAEVTVQSSSAEVTMMESQNRKRAAAWTEREVRDLITVWGEESVLLELRSSFRNAKTFVKISQGMKDRGHNRDPKQCPVKLRELRQAYQKTREANGRSGSEPQTCCFYDRLHAILGGSATATPAVLFDSFNGDGGNTEAGFGDEEDDDDDSSQQASRETDFPDSQELFLTLDLEPVPPEPTQGCLLDPPGGEETSAACVSRITGSSPSQRLVKIRMQKKTHWR from the exons atgcagagctcatcagcagaggtgaccgtgcagagctcatcagcagaggtgaccatgatggagtcccagaatcgcaaaagagctgcagcatggaccgaacgggaggtacgggatctgatcactgtatggggagaggaatccgtcctattagaactccgttccagttttcgaaatgccaaaacatttgtcaaaatctcccagggcatgaaggacagaggccataacagggacccgaagcagtgccctGTGAAACTtagggagctgaggcaagcctaccagaaaaccagagaggcgaacggccgctccgggtcagagccccaaacatgctgcttctatgataggctgcatgccattttagggggttctgccaccgctaccccagccgtgttgtttgactccttcaatggagatggaggcaacacggaagcaggttttggggacgaggaagatgatgatgatgatagctcacagcaagcaagcagagaaaccgattttcccgacagccaggaactgtttctcaccctggacctggagccagtgccccccgaacccacccaaggctgtctcctggacccgccaggtggagaagagacctctg ctgcatgtgtttcaaggatcacaggatcctctccttcccagaggctagtgaagattagaatgCAAAAAAAAACGCACtggcgatga